TGGAATCCGTTGCCGGTCCCGATCTGGCATCGCAGCCTGAACTCGCCAGCCGGTTCGACTTCACCGGCGACGAGCTCATCGGAGACATCGAATCCGGTCAGAAGGTCTTTCGCCGGGCGGTTTTTCCGAGGCAGGTGGGAGAGCAGACAATCCCGTCGATAACCTGGTCGTTCTTCAACCCGGATGCTCAAACCTACACGGTCCTGCAAAGCGATCCGATCCCGATTACGGTGGATCCTTCGACGGCATCGTCCGCAACAGCGCTTGCCCCGATGACCGTCCCCGCATCGCGGGATTCCGGATCGACGGAACTCAAGCCGCTCTCCGGCGGCATCGCTCCCAACTACGTCGATCCGGAAGAGCTTCTCGAAAGTAATGACGTCGCATGGACGCCCGTCTGGACGGGGAGCGTGATCATCCCGCCCGCGTTATGGATGGGTCTGGCGCTCGTCGTGAGAAGGCGTCGGCGCCTCGAAGCGGATGCGGGACTGGCCCGGCGGAAGCGAGCGCGGCGTGCGGCGATGCGCCGCATGCAGGCGGCTTTGCACAACGGCCATGCCGGTGAGCAACTCCAGAGACTGGCGGGTGCGCTGACCGGATTCGTGACCGATCGCCTGGATCTTCCGCCGGGCGAGGTTACGCCTGGAGATGTGCGCTGCGCGATGGTCGAACATGGCGTCGATCTGCAGCTGGTTGACGAAGTCAGTGGGTTTCTTGAGCTGTGCGACGCGGCGCGTTACGCGCCCGGACAGACCTCCACCAGTCCTTCCGACGCCGCCAAACGGGTTCGGACCTGGGTGGATCGAATCGAGCGAGCTACGGCATGATGCACGTTGGAACAATCGGGGACGTTCCGCGGAAGCTGGTTGCCGGGCTTCTGGTGAGCCTGCTTTGGGGTGGGTTCTCCTGCGCCGAACCCCAGCCGCTCGCGACCGCCTCGACGGATCTTCAAGCCATGCTCAACCGGGCCGTCACCGCGTTCGAACAAGCACAGGCAGAGCAGGATGACAACCCGGAGCGCGCTCGCCAGCTCTTCCGCTCCGCAGCGCAGGCATTCGAGGCCATCGTCGCTGCCGGGGTTCATAACGGGCGAATCGAATACAATCTCGGGAACGCCTATTTTCAGGCAGGGGACATCGGCCGGGCGATTCTCCATTACCGCCGTGCGCAGGAATACCGCCCTCGCGATCCGCTGATTATGGAGAATCTCCGCGAGGCGCAATCCCGCAGCCTGACCACGATCCGGCCCTCCTCGCGTTCAGCGATGCTGCACAGCATCTTCTTCTGGCACTACCAGACGAGCGCCGGCGAGCGCCTGATGGCGGGGGCGTTCTGCTGGGTCGGCCTCTGGTTCCTGCTGGCATTGCGCGTACTGGTGCCGTGGCGATGGACCGTGGTGGCGGCCGGGATCCTCGGATTCGTTTGCCTGGTAAGTCTGGGATCGGCCGCCGCGACACGCTGGGAAAATCGGCATGCCCCGGCAGGGGTCGTGCTCGATCACGACGTGACCGTATACAAGGGCCCAGGGAAGACCTACCAGCGCCAGTTTGAGCAGCCATTGCAGCCAGGTGTGGAGTTCACCGTGCGTGAGCGCCGTGCCGGCTGGTGGAACGTCGAGCTTGCGGACGGTAATCGTGGCTGGATCGAGTCCGAGCAGGCGGCCCTGGTCACGCCGGAGCAGGATACGGCCTCTCTTGCAATGAGCTCCCCGACGCCACTGCCTCGCCCCGAGCGGGAATAATGCCCCATCTGGTATGTTCTAAGGGTGGTATTCAGTAGAATCGCGATTGAGCGAGCAGCCTGCGGGAGCGTGAGCAGGGCGGTAATCACAGGTCGAGGGGGCGGGCATGACGGGACGGGTCGGCAAGGCGATCGCGATTCTCAGCCTGATTCTCCTGCCGCTGGCGGGCTCCCTCTGGTACCGAAGCCACACGCCCACCTGGTCGCGCTCGGATGTCACGCCGTACAAGTCGATGTGGGTCTACCTCAACAACGGCATCTGCACGATCGAGATTCTGGACATGCCCACGTCGATCGCGGGCAAGAGCGAGTTCGCTGCGCCACTGACACGCGATCCACGGCCGATCAAGGCCAGCATCCTGATGACGTCGCGGCGTCATGGGCCCTATCGAACGACATGGATCGTGTTCCCGCTCTGGCTCGTTACCGCGACGCTGGCGCTGTTGGGCTCGGTGCCGCTGGCCTACGGTCCCGTGCTGCGATTCATCCGCGTTCGGCGGGGATGCTGCATCGAATGTGGCTACAACCTGTACGGCAACCGCAGCGGACGTTGCTCGGAATGCGGAACACCGTTCGCCCGCCCGGGACGCCGGAGCGTGCGCCGCGCGGTCCACTGACGCCTCAGGCAGGGGTCCGCACGACCCGCAACTTGACGCCCGATCGTGCCATCCTATCCTTGCGCCCGACTGGAAGCGCCATCGTTCTGCGTTCATGGTTGAGAGGTAGTCATGAAAGATCTGCTGAAAAAACTGGGCATCGAGGATATCAATTCCGGCGGCTTCTGTGGCGAGTGGTGCGGAAGCGGCGATCGACTTGAGGTCGCTTCCCCGATTGACGGGTCAATTCTCGGGGGCGTTCGGCAATGCACGGCGGCCGATTTTGAGCGCATCGTCTCCCGGGCACATGAGGCCTTCTTGAAGTGGCGGACTGTCCCGGCCCCGGTTCGCGGTGAAACCATCCGCCGACTGGGAAACGCTCTTCGGGATGTCAAGAAGGAACTCGGCGCGTTGGTCACGTTGGAGATGGGCAAGATCCGGGCTGAGGGCGAAGGCGAAGTCCAGGAGATGATTGACATTTGCGATTTTGCCGTGGGGCTGTCGCGGCAGCTCTACGGGCTCACCATGCAATCCGAACGGCCTCTCCACCGCATGTTTGAGCAATGGCATCCGCTCGGCGTGGTGGGCGTGATCAGCGCATTCAATTTCCCCGTGGCGGTCTGGTCGTGGAACACGGCGCTGGCCGCGGTATGCGGCGATTCGGTCATCTGGAAACCGTCCTCGCAGACCCCTCTCACGGCCATCGCTTGTACGAAGATCGCGGAAAGCGTGTGCCGGGATACCGGTGCCGACCCGGCTTTGTTCTCGCTCACCATCGGTCCGGGCCGGTCGGTCGGAGAAATGCTTCTCAACGATCGCCGCATCCCGCTCGTCTCGGCCACGGGCAGTTGCAGCATGGGATATCGGGTCGGCGAGGTGGTCGGAAAGCGCCTCGGCCGGACGATTCTCGAACTTGGCGGCAACAACGCCATCATCGTCTCTTCCAAGGCCGACATGGACATGGCTGTGCGGGCGATTCTCTTCGGTGCCGTCGGAACCGCGGGGCAGCGCTGTACATCAACACGGCGTATCATTGTTCATGAGTCCGTGCGGGACGATCTGGTGAATCGCCTGGTCGCCGCCTACAAGCAGGTGCCGATCGGAAATCCGCTCGACGAAGGCACGCTGATGGGGCCGCTCATCAACAAGAAGGCGGTCGACGACATGATGAATGCTCTCGTTCGGCTCAAAGAAGAGGGCGGCGAGGTGCTCTACGGCGGCGAGGAACTCTCCGGCGACAAGTATCCCGGCGGATGCTACGTCACGCCCTGCATCGCCGCGGCAAAGAACGAGTTCAAGATCGTGCAGGAGGAGACTTTCGCCCCAATTCTGTACATCATTCCCTACCGCGACATTAACGAAGCCGTCGCATTGCACAACGGCGTTCCGCAGGGCTTAAGCTCGGCGATCTTCACCCGCGATCTGCTGGAGGCGGAGCGTTTCCTCAGCGCGGCCGGCAGCGACTGCGGCATCGCCAACGTCAACATCGGCACAAGCGGCGCGGAAATCGGCGGGGCGTTCGGCGGCGAAAAGGAAACGGGCGGCGGACGCGAGAGCGGCTCCGATTCCTGGAAGGCCTACATGCGCCGCCAGACAAACACGATCAATTACTCCGCAGAGCTGCCCCTGGCGCAGGGCATCAAGTTTGGAGATTGAGCCAGCGATGCGAGCCGGGGGCTTCGACCGGCGCGGACTCTCGAGCCCCGGTGCAGCGAACAGAGAGGATTCAAAAGGCATGAGTTCCTCGGGCGAGATCATCCAAGGCGACTGCATCAAGGGAATGGCCGACCTCGAAGAGGGTAGCGTCGATCTCGTCTTTGCCGATCCGCCGTTCAACATCGGGTACAAGTACGACGTCTACGACGATCGCCGCGCGGCCGAGGAATACCTCGACTGGTCGCGGCAGTGGATCGAAGGTGTCAAGCGCGTACTCAAGCCCAATGGCACGTTCTGGCTGGCCATCGGCGACGAATTCGCAGCCGAGCTCAAGGTGCTTTGCACCCGCGACTTGGGCCTTCATTGCCGAAGCTGGGTCGTGTGGTTCTATACCTTCGGCGTGCACTGCAAGACCAAGTTCACCCGCAGCCACGCCCACCTGTTTCACTTCGTGAAGGATCGCAAGAAGTTCACCTTCAACGCCAAGGACGTGCGCGTGCCGTCGGCGCGGGAGCTGGTTTACGGCGACAAGCGGGCCGTGGAGGGCGGCCGCAGCCCCGACGACACCTGGATGATGGCCCCGGTGCTCCCGCCGGAGGTGCCCACCAAGGATGGCTTTGTGCTCCGCCCGCAGGACATCCCCGAGCGCTTCCCGCCGGAAAGCGACACCTGGTACTTTTCCCGGGTGGCAGGCACGTTTAACGAGCGCCGCGGCTGGCACGGCTGCCAGATGCCCGAGCAGCTCCTCGGCCGGATCATCCGGGCGTGCTCGAACGAGGGGGATCTGGTGCTCGATCCGTTTGTGGGAAGTGGTACGACGTTGGCGGTTGCCAAGAAGCTCAACCGGAGGTACGCCGGATTCGAAATATCGCAGTCGTACGCCAAGCTGGCTCGAGCCCGGCTTGCTCAAATCAAGCCCGGCGATGCCCTGAAGGGGCCGGCCAATCCCGTGGAAAGCGCCCCAAAAACCAAGAACGGGCGGCGACTCAAACGCGTCGGATAGTTACCGTCGCGATAACCTGACGACAACTTCTGGCAAACAGGATGCTGGTGGGCGAGAGGGATGCCGGCTTAAGATTGCGGCGGTAGATCATCATGCGTCTTCTCTCCGTCGAAACCTTCAAGCTCGGGCTGCACAACCTGCGGCTGCACAAGCTGCGCTCGTTTCTTACCTCGTTGGGCATCATTTTCGGTGTGGCCGCGGTGATCTGCATGTTGTCGATCAGCGAGGGGGCGTCGGCCGACGAACTCCGCATGCTCGAGCTGCTCGGTACGAAGAACATCATTGTCAACTCGGTCAAGCCGCCGCAGACCCGCGAGGTTGCCCAGGGCAACACCAACCTCGTCGAATATGGGATTACCACGGCCGATCTGGACATCATCGAGGCAACGGTTCCCCACGTGGCTGCCGTCGTGCCTCTCAAGACCGTTTCGTACCGCGTCCGTCGCGGAGAGCGGCAGGCCCCGATCGACGTCGTGGGCACCACGCCGGAGTTTTTCGGCACCATCAACGTCTCGGTGAACCGCGGACGGGCGATTACCGACGAGGACATGCTCGAGAAGAAGAATGTCTGTGTCATCGGGGAAGAGATCGCCCGAGAGCTTTTCCCCTTCAGCGATCCTCTGGGCGAGACGATCCTGGCCGATCAGTTTCCGTCGGCCGTGCCGTTCGTCGTCGTGGGCGTGTTGAATTCAGTCCTCACCGCGGGAACTCCCGCCAAGGGCGTGGAGGATCGCAACCTCAACCGGGATGTCCTTGTTCCGCTCACGACCGCCCGCGCCCAGTTCAGCGACACGACTCGGCGGGTCGGTTCCGGTTCCCGCGAATTCATCAAGATGCAGTTTTCCGGTGTGTATGTGGCGGCGGACAAGATCGAACATGTATTGCCCGTTTCGCGGATGGTCCAGCGCGTATTCGAACATGCCCACGACAAAGCCGACTACGAGATCAAGGTTCCCCTGGAACGTCTGGAGCAGGCCAAGCGGAAGAAACGGAACAATCAGATCGTCCTCGGGTTCATCGCCGGGATCTCCCTGCTGGTGGGTGGCATCGGCATCATGAACATCATGCTGGCCACAGTGACGGAGCGGACGCGCGAGATTGGGATCCGCCGGGCGCTGGGCGCCAAGCAACGCGACATTACGGTCCAGTTCCTCGTGGAGACGGTCGTACTGTCCACCGGGGGCGGATTGCTGGGCGTTGCGTTGGGCGTGGGCGGCTCACACATCGTCTCCGGCATTGCCGGCTGGCAGACGATCGTCAGTGGGTGGTCGGTGGCGGTAAGCTTCAGCCTTTCGGTGCTGGTGGGAATTTTGTTCGGCATGTATCCGGCAATGTCGGCCGCGCGCCTCGATCCGATCGAAGCGCTTCGCCATGAGTAATTCCGCCCGGTTTTCCCCAATCTACTTCGATTGCCTGGTCCGACCGGACACTTGGTGTGATAAAGTCAATCTTGGCTTGAGCAGAACGCAGAATGCTCAATTCTGCGTTGTCCGGCGCGGTCAAGAGCGGTTCAGTTGTTCATCGGGCCGGTTTGTGGTATACTTCGTTTGCAGTTGGTTCCCCCGCCCAAGTTGAATCCCCTGTAACAGGCTGGTTTCGCAGCCGAGCGAACGGTCCGGCGCTGGACGATTCGTCCTGCGTTGTAAGAAGTTGTGCGCCCGATGCGCCACCGGACAGTGACGCGCATCGTATTATTACGGGTCGATGCCGTTGGAGACGCGCATTCGACCGGGCGTCTGCGTCAAAGAAACGAACAGGAAGGAGGGAAATCATGGGCACGGCAACTAAAGAAATCGCGGTGATGAACGCACCGGCGACCCTGCCCAACGTACAGCCGCCATCGGAAGCGGTCATCCGATCCCTCTCGGACGACGATCAGGTTCTGCTGACGAAGATCCTGACCGAGCCTGCGGAATTCGTGGACCATCCCGATTTCCACAAGCCCGGCAGCGAGCAGCGTCTGTTCGGCGGTCCGGCGAAGTTCTTTGATCGCACGTCGACGCGGTTCGTTGAGTACGAGGACGAGATTGTCGACTCGTTGAAGACGGGCGAGCGTGTGCCGGCCTTGCCGCAGCAGGCCGAGCAGCATCTGTTCATGCGTTTCAACTATGCGAGGATGAAGCTGACGGAGATCCTCCTGGATAACGCGGGGCAGACCTTGTCACGATCCGCACTGCGTCTGGCTTTGGCGTGGGGACGGCGGGTCATTTCCGCCCGGGGAGCGATTGTCCGACAGAACATGCCGCTGGTGCTGGCGATGGCCAAGCGCACGCGACTGGCCAATATCGATTTCAACGAGCTGGTCAGCGAAGGCAACATGGCCCTGCTCCGCAGCGTCGAGAAGTTCGACTGCTCTCGGGGGTTCAAGTTCAGCACGTATTCGTGTCGGGCGATCCTAAAGAGCTTTTCGCGGGTCGCCATCCGGGCCAGTCGTTACCGGGGCACGTTTCCGACGGAATTCGACCCGGCCATGGAGCGCAGCGATTTCGTCGATCGCCGTCGCGACGATGTCGAGGTCGATTGTGTCGACGAGCTCAAAGAAATCCTGATCAGCAATCTCGCCGGCCTGAGTGAAGTGGAGCGCACGGTCATCGACGAGCGCTTCGCGATCGGTCGGGCGGACAATGGTCTGTCGCGAACGCCGAAAACGCTGGAGCAGGTGGGTAACATCATCGGCGTCACCAAGGAACGCGTCCGGCAGATTCAGAACAACGCCCTGAAGAAAATCCGCCACGCGCTCGAGGACCGTTATCTGGCGGCCTAGCCGGCCTGCGGTCCCCGGTAGCGTGGTGACAGGTGGAAGGGGAGCGACTTCATTGTCGCTCCCTTTTTTTCTGACCTGAGGGTTCGCCATTGGCGAGCCGCCGCTCCAGCGCTTCAAGTCGACGCAACTGCTCCACGAACGGACGGCGAAGCGGCGTTACCCAGGCTTCCGCGATGGACATGTCGACGGCCCTTTCGGCCAGCACCGATCCGCCGGAGGGGGCCAGGACGCGGCGAATACGTCGCAGGCACCGCGCGTGCATGATGCTCAGAATCGCGAGGTAAACGCCGGCAACGACCCCGAACCCCGCCAGCAAATGAGTGGCGCTCAGAGCGGAGACGACGCGATACAGGCCTCGTGTCGTGTGCCACGCACCCTCCTCGCCGGCGATTTCCAGAAGCCCCGCCGCGACCGGCTGAATGATCGGAAACCACAGCAGGATGAAGAGGAGCCCCAGTCTGCCGAAGAGGTTCCCTCGCTTCCGGCGAGAACCGACCTGTTCGAGGAGCTCTTCTTCCAATGTCGTCGCCGATCGATCCAGTGCGTCCACGAGGCTGCCGGCCAATGACTCTGCCTGGGGGATCTCGTCGCCCAAACCGAGCCGTTCGATGACGGCGTTATGCTCGGCCAGGACCCCGCTTCGCAGCATGTCGGCTCGCATTCGGATTCTTGTTACGACCGTCTCGTCGTTTTGCAGGGACTGGGTCGTGGACGGACCTGAGGACGGAGCCAGTTGCCGCCCGACGGTGCGCGAGAGCCACCCGAGCGGCCAATACACCAGGCGGAGCAGCGGCCAGCGATCGACCTGTTGCTCCAGAAGTTCGTCGGCCAGTTGTGTATCGCGGCGAAATCGCGATGCCGTCCGGACCACGAGGGATTCGTACAGGTCGCCCGCCAAGGATTGCTCCACGGCGCTCTGCCAGTACTGCCCATCCGTCGCCGCGCGAAGCCGCTCCAGCGTTTCGTCCACGTCGAAGTGGCGCCTCATGCGATCGCACCAGACCGCGTGTTCCTGGCTACGGTTGCTCTCCTTGAGTTGGCGCACGCGAAGCTCGTCAAGGGGGGAAAGAACGGCGCTGCGGAGCCGGTCAAGGTTCGCCTCGGCGCGAGCGGCGATCCCCTCGACCATGGCGCGATCACCGTTGAATTTCTCCCACGTCGGATCACCCCACCGCTGGGCGATGCGCCCCGCAAAGCAGCGGGCATCGGGGCAGACGGCGGCCACAAGGAAGAGCCGTTCGTCGGGGACGGGCTCCACGACGTTCTGGAGCGTCTCCCGGAACCATTGTCGCTGCGATTCCCAGAAGGCGGCGGCGGAATCGCGTGCTGTCGGGTTCGTGGAGGCTGCTGCGGGAAAGGCGTCCGCCAGGAGCTCGTCGGTCTTGTTTAGTACGTGCAGCACATTGGCGGGGTCTTTGACAGAATCCCGGAACATGCTCACCCAGGCGCGATCGCCGATCTTTCGCGGCGTCTGTACCCAGATGACCCGGTCGAGCGCGGGGACGATTCGTCGAACCACGGTGAGGTGATCCAGGAAGTCGCTGTCGAAGTCGGGAAGGTCAACCAGGACCAGATCGCGGATTTCGTCGGCGGTGTGTGGTGCTACCTCAAGATCGCTCGCGATGCCCGAAAGGCGATTTCGAACCGCCACCTCACGCTCCCGGTGCACGTATGCCAGCGGCCGGTGGGTTCCTCGGCCGACCTCCTGGCGATCGACCGCGATGCGTTCCCGGGCTAGTGCGTTGA
The window above is part of the Phycisphaerae bacterium genome. Proteins encoded here:
- a CDS encoding aldehyde dehydrogenase family protein — protein: MKDLLKKLGIEDINSGGFCGEWCGSGDRLEVASPIDGSILGGVRQCTAADFERIVSRAHEAFLKWRTVPAPVRGETIRRLGNALRDVKKELGALVTLEMGKIRAEGEGEVQEMIDICDFAVGLSRQLYGLTMQSERPLHRMFEQWHPLGVVGVISAFNFPVAVWSWNTALAAVCGDSVIWKPSSQTPLTAIACTKIAESVCRDTGADPALFSLTIGPGRSVGEMLLNDRRIPLVSATGSCSMGYRVGEVVGKRLGRTILELGGNNAIIVSSKADMDMAVRAILFGAVGTAGQRCTSTRRIIVHESVRDDLVNRLVAAYKQVPIGNPLDEGTLMGPLINKKAVDDMMNALVRLKEEGGEVLYGGEELSGDKYPGGCYVTPCIAAAKNEFKIVQEETFAPILYIIPYRDINEAVALHNGVPQGLSSAIFTRDLLEAERFLSAAGSDCGIANVNIGTSGAEIGGAFGGEKETGGGRESGSDSWKAYMRRQTNTINYSAELPLAQGIKFGD
- a CDS encoding site-specific DNA-methyltransferase; the protein is MSSSGEIIQGDCIKGMADLEEGSVDLVFADPPFNIGYKYDVYDDRRAAEEYLDWSRQWIEGVKRVLKPNGTFWLAIGDEFAAELKVLCTRDLGLHCRSWVVWFYTFGVHCKTKFTRSHAHLFHFVKDRKKFTFNAKDVRVPSARELVYGDKRAVEGGRSPDDTWMMAPVLPPEVPTKDGFVLRPQDIPERFPPESDTWYFSRVAGTFNERRGWHGCQMPEQLLGRIIRACSNEGDLVLDPFVGSGTTLAVAKKLNRRYAGFEISQSYAKLARARLAQIKPGDALKGPANPVESAPKTKNGRRLKRVG
- a CDS encoding ABC transporter permease; its protein translation is MRLLSVETFKLGLHNLRLHKLRSFLTSLGIIFGVAAVICMLSISEGASADELRMLELLGTKNIIVNSVKPPQTREVAQGNTNLVEYGITTADLDIIEATVPHVAAVVPLKTVSYRVRRGERQAPIDVVGTTPEFFGTINVSVNRGRAITDEDMLEKKNVCVIGEEIARELFPFSDPLGETILADQFPSAVPFVVVGVLNSVLTAGTPAKGVEDRNLNRDVLVPLTTARAQFSDTTRRVGSGSREFIKMQFSGVYVAADKIEHVLPVSRMVQRVFEHAHDKADYEIKVPLERLEQAKRKKRNNQIVLGFIAGISLLVGGIGIMNIMLATVTERTREIGIRRALGAKQRDITVQFLVETVVLSTGGGLLGVALGVGGSHIVSGIAGWQTIVSGWSVAVSFSLSVLVGILFGMYPAMSAARLDPIEALRHE
- a CDS encoding sigma-70 family RNA polymerase sigma factor encodes the protein MGTATKEIAVMNAPATLPNVQPPSEAVIRSLSDDDQVLLTKILTEPAEFVDHPDFHKPGSEQRLFGGPAKFFDRTSTRFVEYEDEIVDSLKTGERVPALPQQAEQHLFMRFNYARMKLTEILLDNAGQTLSRSALRLALAWGRRVISARGAIVRQNMPLVLAMAKRTRLANIDFNELVSEGNMALLRSVEKFDCSRGFKFSTYSCRAILKSFSRVAIRASRYRGTFPTEFDPAMERSDFVDRRRDDVEVDCVDELKEILISNLAGLSEVERTVIDERFAIGRADNGLSRTPKTLEQVGNIIGVTKERVRQIQNNALKKIRHALEDRYLAA
- a CDS encoding GTPase domain-containing protein encodes the protein MTSGTLPSLSQSPLAGLNREFARLFKTEPLSLELGADRNLQDELVICGVMGGKDVGKSTLINALARERIAVDRQEVGRGTHRPLAYVHREREVAVRNRLSGIASDLEVAPHTADEIRDLVLVDLPDFDSDFLDHLTVVRRIVPALDRVIWVQTPRKIGDRAWVSMFRDSVKDPANVLHVLNKTDELLADAFPAAASTNPTARDSAAAFWESQRQWFRETLQNVVEPVPDERLFLVAAVCPDARCFAGRIAQRWGDPTWEKFNGDRAMVEGIAARAEANLDRLRSAVLSPLDELRVRQLKESNRSQEHAVWCDRMRRHFDVDETLERLRAATDGQYWQSAVEQSLAGDLYESLVVRTASRFRRDTQLADELLEQQVDRWPLLRLVYWPLGWLSRTVGRQLAPSSGPSTTQSLQNDETVVTRIRMRADMLRSGVLAEHNAVIERLGLGDEIPQAESLAGSLVDALDRSATTLEEELLEQVGSRRKRGNLFGRLGLLFILLWFPIIQPVAAGLLEIAGEEGAWHTTRGLYRVVSALSATHLLAGFGVVAGVYLAILSIMHARCLRRIRRVLAPSGGSVLAERAVDMSIAEAWVTPLRRPFVEQLRRLEALERRLANGEPSGQKKRERQ